A portion of the Streptomyces coeruleoprunus genome contains these proteins:
- a CDS encoding class I SAM-dependent methyltransferase: MNPGWRGGDYTAAGDAWSHAAHDVTAHALRLLPGGGAVRPQGGEGGPVRPPRVLDVGTGSGPAALAAAGAGADVTGLDLEPGLVRVARDRARTAELTGAARFVVGDALALPFPDASFDAVLSTFGVMFAPDPARAAAELVRVCRPGGVVAVASWTPDGVMGRIAPTVTHHLPDRPDMPPPPTRWGEPARVHAWFAPLPATIRTRVAHVRVTYPSVAHAVAAFENKPGPLRAHRTTLEATDRWNQARTDLTALFTTHNIASDTRLIMDAPYLLATARRAG; encoded by the coding sequence GTGAACCCGGGCTGGCGGGGCGGCGACTACACGGCCGCGGGCGACGCCTGGTCCCACGCCGCCCACGACGTCACCGCGCACGCGCTGCGGCTCCTGCCGGGCGGTGGCGCGGTGCGGCCGCAGGGCGGGGAGGGCGGCCCGGTGCGGCCCCCGCGCGTCCTGGACGTCGGTACGGGTTCGGGCCCGGCCGCTCTCGCCGCCGCCGGGGCGGGCGCCGACGTGACCGGACTCGACCTGGAGCCGGGCCTCGTCCGCGTGGCACGGGACCGCGCCCGTACGGCGGAACTCACCGGCGCCGCACGGTTCGTCGTGGGCGACGCGCTCGCCCTGCCCTTCCCGGACGCCTCCTTCGACGCCGTCCTGTCCACGTTCGGCGTCATGTTCGCCCCGGATCCCGCCCGCGCCGCCGCCGAACTGGTCCGGGTGTGCCGCCCCGGCGGCGTCGTCGCCGTGGCGTCCTGGACACCGGACGGCGTCATGGGCCGCATCGCCCCGACAGTCACCCACCACCTCCCCGACCGCCCGGACATGCCCCCGCCCCCGACCCGCTGGGGCGAACCAGCCCGCGTCCACGCCTGGTTCGCGCCGCTGCCCGCGACGATCCGCACCCGCGTCGCCCACGTCCGCGTCACGTACCCCTCCGTCGCCCACGCCGTCGCCGCCTTCGAGAACAAGCCGGGCCCCCTGCGCGCCCACCGCACCACCCTGGAGGCCACCGACCGCTGGAACCAGGCCCGCACCGACCTGACCGCACTGTTCACCACGCACAACATCGCGTCCGACACGCGCCTGATCATGGACGCGCCGTATCTGCTCGCAACAGCCCGCCGCGCGGGCTGA